The proteins below come from a single Halobacillus salinarum genomic window:
- the ectA gene encoding diaminobutyrate acetyltransferase, whose product MISSTATDLPGKAETITFSIPTLEDGRAMWELVDNSTLDQNSVYKYLLMSEFYAETCVVAKERDKLVGFVTALIPPNHPDVVFVWQIGVDSSQRGKGIASKLLNELMNRPACADVHYLEATVTPSNEASQSLFKGMAREHQTNCKITERFSDELFPSEDHEEELNFRIGPFKK is encoded by the coding sequence ATGATTAGTTCTACAGCAACAGATTTACCTGGAAAAGCAGAAACCATTACATTTTCCATTCCAACGCTGGAAGACGGAAGAGCAATGTGGGAACTAGTGGACAATTCCACGCTTGATCAGAATTCTGTTTACAAGTACTTGTTAATGAGTGAGTTTTACGCAGAGACTTGTGTAGTAGCTAAAGAGAGAGATAAATTAGTAGGATTTGTAACTGCCTTAATTCCTCCCAATCACCCAGATGTGGTGTTTGTTTGGCAAATAGGTGTAGATTCTTCTCAGAGAGGAAAAGGGATAGCATCAAAATTGTTAAACGAACTAATGAACAGACCTGCTTGTGCAGATGTTCATTATCTTGAGGCCACTGTTACCCCATCGAATGAAGCCTCTCAATCCCTGTTTAAAGGGATGGCCCGCGAACATCAAACGAATTGTAAAATTACAGAAAGATTCTCAGATGAGTTATTTCCTAGTGAAGACCATGAAGAAGAACTGAACTTTAGAATTGGACCTTTTAAAAAATAG
- a CDS encoding DUF4352 domain-containing protein — MTKAMKSILLLFMLSIVLTACSSNTEGNSNDSSSDDPSSSEEKADGEPTESEGSSNFEDLGMGDTVDLDTNVGSFKVTLTGAEMKDKVQGEPTQQGTYVITKLKIENTGDEPLKVEDPISSMSLYNDTKESDVAWLLLGDQKEWKGELQPGESSSGELTFDTEKTQNYELALRYVDGEGKTLRWKFSANEMK; from the coding sequence ATGACAAAAGCGATGAAATCGATTCTTTTATTGTTTATGCTTTCGATTGTACTGACTGCGTGCAGTTCAAATACAGAAGGGAACAGCAATGATTCCAGCAGTGATGATCCTTCTTCCAGTGAAGAAAAAGCTGATGGAGAACCAACAGAATCAGAAGGCTCATCAAATTTTGAAGATCTGGGAATGGGAGATACAGTTGATCTTGATACCAATGTCGGAAGCTTTAAGGTGACGCTGACTGGTGCAGAAATGAAGGATAAGGTGCAAGGAGAACCTACACAGCAAGGGACGTATGTGATCACAAAGCTCAAGATTGAGAATACAGGCGACGAACCTTTGAAAGTGGAGGATCCCATCAGCTCGATGAGTCTGTATAACGATACGAAAGAATCGGACGTTGCCTGGCTCCTTTTGGGTGATCAGAAAGAATGGAAAGGGGAACTGCAGCCGGGAGAGTCTTCATCAGGAGAATTAACGTTTGATACGGAGAAAACGCAGAATTATGAATTAGCGTTAAGGTACGTAGATGGAGAAGGCAAGACGCTTCGCTGGAAATTCTCAGCAAACGAAATGAAATAG